A window from Nitrosopumilus adriaticus encodes these proteins:
- a CDS encoding class I SAM-dependent methyltransferase: MVSINPIQLLLWTFRRNEKDVVNLYSALSPVMQIATGGSMLNFGYWSSNHTDPISAQNNLCVIFADMAELSSAKCVVDVGSGLSAPSKLWRDNFPNVVFYDVNINFKQLLFSGLQKNIEFVNATSTKLPIASESVDRVLALESAQHFKPLSDFILESKRILKKSGLLVIAIPITTEKSSFGKLGVLKFTWSSEHYTLDYLKHILTTAGFTISDERLIGPNVYPPLANYYIENRSKLKKLILSEYSQYVEKILLKSLLKMKKTSEEKIIDYVLLKCKL; encoded by the coding sequence TTGGTATCGATTAATCCTATCCAATTATTACTGTGGACATTTCGTAGAAACGAAAAAGATGTAGTTAATCTTTACAGTGCTTTATCTCCTGTTATGCAGATTGCTACAGGTGGCTCAATGCTGAATTTTGGTTATTGGTCATCGAACCACACTGATCCTATTTCTGCTCAAAATAATTTATGTGTGATATTTGCAGACATGGCCGAATTATCTTCTGCAAAATGTGTAGTTGATGTTGGGAGTGGATTGTCTGCCCCTTCTAAACTATGGCGAGATAATTTTCCAAATGTTGTTTTCTATGATGTAAATATCAATTTCAAGCAATTGCTTTTTTCTGGACTTCAGAAAAATATAGAATTCGTAAACGCGACTTCTACCAAATTACCAATAGCTAGTGAGAGTGTTGATCGTGTACTGGCATTAGAGTCTGCACAACATTTCAAACCTTTATCTGATTTTATTTTAGAATCAAAAAGAATACTGAAAAAATCTGGATTACTTGTAATTGCAATTCCTATTACTACTGAAAAATCCTCTTTTGGGAAGTTAGGTGTTTTGAAATTTACTTGGTCGTCTGAGCATTATACTCTGGATTACTTGAAACATATTCTAACCACTGCGGGTTTTACTATTTCTGATGAACGATTAATTGGTCCAAATGTTTATCCTCCTCTGGCCAATTATTATATTGAAAATAGATCTAAACTAAAAAAATTAATTTTATCTGAATATTCTCAATATGTCGAAAAAATTCTTCTCAAATCTCTTTTGAAAATGAAAAAAACATCTGAAGAAAAAATAATTGATTATGTTTTGTTAAAATGTAAACTTTAG
- a CDS encoding DUF6659 family protein translates to MSSPETALKLYGEKCNELLGEEEIRFAGIVDKDGQLIAGGFKEGLVPHEGDETRLQSFLEFVSKASIRKEYDESLGPINYLAARRDKAVLVSFPFPITQILLLISAEPTANIETLAKKVVEIFTDVT, encoded by the coding sequence ATGTCTAGTCCTGAAACTGCTCTGAAACTATATGGTGAAAAATGTAATGAATTACTTGGTGAAGAAGAGATACGTTTTGCAGGTATCGTTGATAAGGATGGCCAACTAATAGCCGGTGGTTTTAAGGAAGGTCTTGTACCTCATGAAGGGGATGAGACTAGATTGCAGTCTTTTTTGGAGTTTGTATCTAAAGCATCTATACGAAAAGAATACGATGAGAGTTTGGGACCAATTAATTACCTTGCAGCAAGACGAGACAAGGCAGTTTTGGTGAGTTTTCCATTCCCTATTACACAAATCCTATTGTTAATATCTGCAGAGCCAACTGCAAATATTGAAACTCTGGCAAAAAAAGTTGTTGAAATATTCACCGATGTCACTTAG
- the msrA gene encoding peptide-methionine (S)-S-oxide reductase MsrA, with protein sequence MKATFGAGCFWHVEDLLNKTKGVKSTQVGYIGGQLPNPTYEEVCTDKTGHAEAVEVEYDPNEVSYEELLDVFWNNHNPTTLNRQGPDIGNQYRSAIFIHDEEQKKIAEKSKQELEKSGKFDKPIVTEIVPAPTFYKAEEYHQKYFKKHGFS encoded by the coding sequence ATGAAAGCAACATTTGGCGCAGGATGCTTTTGGCATGTTGAGGATTTACTAAATAAAACTAAGGGTGTAAAATCAACACAAGTGGGATACATTGGTGGTCAACTTCCAAATCCCACTTATGAAGAAGTATGTACTGATAAAACCGGTCATGCAGAAGCTGTAGAAGTAGAATATGATCCTAATGAGGTATCCTATGAGGAACTTTTGGATGTGTTTTGGAATAATCATAATCCTACAACTTTGAATCGCCAAGGGCCTGATATTGGAAATCAATACCGTTCTGCAATTTTTATTCATGATGAAGAACAAAAAAAAATTGCAGAAAAATCAAAACAAGAACTTGAAAAATCAGGTAAATTTGATAAACCTATAGTAACTGAAATAGTTCCTGCTCCAACCTTCTACAAAGCTGAGGAATATCATCAAAAATATTTCAAAAAACACGGATTCTCTTAA
- a CDS encoding universal stress protein has translation MFFGSTSNYVVHTSKIPVVIVK, from the coding sequence ATGTTTTTTGGAAGCACATCAAACTATGTGGTACACACATCCAAAATTCCAGTAGTTATTGTTAAATAA
- a CDS encoding alpha/beta fold hydrolase, producing MEEKFLQIDENKIRYLESGNSQKTLVLIHGLGASAERWDKVIPIFAKNYRVLVPDLIGFGYSDKPLVDYTPEYFSDFLSKFFSLTNTESASVIGSSLGGQVSAEFTLSNPEKVKKLILTSPAGVMEHSTPALDAYIMAALYPNEINAKKAFELMEGSGEEVPEDIVNGFVERMKLPNAKLAFMSTILGLKNSKLGSSKLESIVTPTLVLWGANDPVIPIENADIFISKIPDCQLCIMEGCGHTPYVQDPQTFANKSLEFLGDS from the coding sequence GTGGAAGAAAAATTTCTTCAGATCGATGAAAATAAGATCCGATACTTAGAATCTGGAAATTCTCAAAAAACACTGGTACTTATTCATGGTTTGGGAGCTTCTGCTGAACGATGGGATAAAGTGATTCCTATTTTTGCAAAAAACTATCGCGTATTGGTTCCTGATCTTATTGGGTTTGGGTATAGTGACAAACCTCTAGTGGATTATACACCTGAATACTTTTCAGATTTTTTAAGTAAATTCTTCTCTTTGACCAATACTGAGAGTGCAAGTGTAATTGGCTCTTCTTTAGGGGGACAAGTTTCTGCTGAATTCACATTATCTAATCCTGAGAAAGTTAAGAAATTGATTCTTACATCTCCAGCTGGAGTTATGGAGCATTCAACTCCTGCCCTTGATGCATACATTATGGCAGCTTTGTACCCAAATGAGATAAATGCAAAAAAAGCATTTGAACTAATGGAAGGTTCAGGAGAAGAAGTTCCTGAAGATATTGTTAATGGTTTTGTCGAGCGAATGAAATTGCCTAATGCAAAACTTGCATTCATGTCTACTATCTTGGGATTGAAAAACTCAAAACTTGGTTCATCAAAACTTGAATCGATTGTCACCCCAACTTTAGTACTTTGGGGCGCCAATGATCCTGTAATCCCAATTGAAAATGCTGATATATTTATCTCTAAAATCCCTGACTGCCAACTTTGTATAATGGAGGGATGTGGCCATACTCCGTATGTACAAGATCCGCAGACTTTTGCCAATAAATCCTTAGAGTTTCTAGGCGACTCTTAG
- a CDS encoding AbrB/MazE/SpoVT family DNA-binding domain-containing protein, whose protein sequence is MNGNQNLYDPSEMFKSWIKKSGQAQAEFMKNFGALMTNQPGKTFDPLETLKGVSDSTRKAQSNIMENVASMQNKSMDTMFNIGQMLPSFMNWGAYKTTISSNGRISIPEAERNALGLSDGDLVQVIILPIAKKSKTKEVKQ, encoded by the coding sequence ATGAATGGTAATCAAAACCTATACGATCCTAGTGAAATGTTCAAATCTTGGATTAAAAAAAGTGGTCAAGCTCAAGCAGAATTTATGAAAAATTTTGGAGCTTTGATGACAAATCAACCTGGTAAAACATTTGATCCATTAGAAACACTCAAAGGAGTTTCTGACAGTACTCGAAAAGCCCAATCAAACATTATGGAGAATGTTGCATCTATGCAAAACAAAAGCATGGATACCATGTTTAACATTGGACAAATGCTTCCATCTTTCATGAATTGGGGTGCATACAAAACTACCATTAGTAGTAATGGGCGAATCTCAATTCCTGAAGCTGAACGTAATGCACTTGGCTTGAGTGACGGTGACTTGGTTCAAGTTATCATCCTACCAATTGCAAAAAAATCAAAAACTAAGGAGGTGAAACAATGA
- the phaC gene encoding class III poly(R)-hydroxyalkanoic acid synthase subunit PhaC has product MQSESKVDPKIIEEILKFSKNVINAPKLVSAPDEIVLEVTPHDTVQMMDKTRLIHYRSLTEKQHKTPLLISYALINRYHILDIQPEKSWVRNLLQQGFDVYMLDWGTPTSMDKYLDFDDYVNGYLDSYVEYIKNESSNEKISLQGYCTGATIATAYASLHPESVKNYIATAPVIDGWRDTTVISNLAKHMDVDKMVEIIGNMPPEFMYYCFSVLKPFEQGIEKYVKFFKNIDNKKFVDNFLRVEKWLGDTPPIPGELFKQWIKDIYQDNLLIQNKMHIEGQRIDLKKIDMPVFTQVAVGDHLVSPECSMPLHYAIGSEDKTLRMYPTGHVGMIASSLSQKKVLPELGKWLAERS; this is encoded by the coding sequence ATGCAAAGTGAGTCCAAAGTAGATCCAAAAATCATTGAAGAAATTTTGAAATTTAGTAAAAATGTAATTAATGCTCCAAAATTAGTTTCAGCACCTGACGAGATTGTTTTGGAAGTAACCCCACACGATACGGTACAAATGATGGATAAAACTAGATTGATACACTATAGATCTCTTACTGAAAAACAACACAAAACACCATTATTGATTTCATATGCACTGATAAACAGATACCATATTCTAGATATCCAACCAGAAAAAAGTTGGGTGAGGAATTTACTACAACAAGGATTTGATGTCTATATGTTAGATTGGGGAACACCCACTAGCATGGACAAATATCTTGATTTTGATGACTATGTTAATGGGTATTTAGATTCGTATGTTGAATATATCAAAAATGAATCATCAAATGAAAAAATTTCATTACAAGGATATTGCACGGGTGCAACTATAGCAACAGCTTACGCATCTTTACATCCTGAAAGTGTAAAAAATTACATTGCAACTGCACCAGTAATAGATGGATGGCGAGATACTACTGTGATAAGTAATCTTGCAAAACACATGGATGTGGATAAAATGGTTGAAATAATTGGAAATATGCCTCCTGAATTCATGTACTATTGTTTTTCAGTGCTCAAACCATTTGAGCAAGGAATTGAAAAATACGTTAAATTTTTCAAAAATATTGATAATAAAAAATTTGTAGATAATTTCCTAAGAGTAGAAAAATGGTTAGGAGATACACCTCCAATCCCAGGAGAATTATTCAAACAATGGATTAAAGATATCTATCAAGATAATTTATTGATTCAAAATAAGATGCACATAGAAGGGCAAAGAATTGATTTGAAGAAAATTGACATGCCTGTATTTACGCAAGTGGCAGTAGGAGATCACCTAGTATCACCAGAATGCAGCATGCCGTTACATTATGCCATTGGAAGTGAGGATAAAACATTGAGAATGTATCCAACAGGGCATGTAGGGATGATTGCCAGCTCATTATCACAAAAGAAGGTACTACCAGAGTTGGGAAAATGGTTAGCTGAAAGATCATAA
- a CDS encoding poly(R)-hydroxyalkanoic acid synthase subunit PhaE has translation MISVQPEQTKEKVEPTKEIADQFKHLSLFWTDIMHLMASKPQALTSIGPMRAFAANSKKISTELIEINEDLMEFNKYLTQYYKQLSEAWGVAQKKVNLKAPEVPQDVEQIEAFKRIWIDIFDNDFTELFDSENFGDNYGKLVSKELELTKHWNNIANVILQSVNLPSKEEIDEVYKEMHSLKKRVGKLELELKKREMKKNAK, from the coding sequence ATGATATCTGTGCAGCCAGAGCAAACTAAAGAAAAGGTAGAACCAACTAAAGAGATTGCAGATCAATTCAAACATCTTTCATTATTTTGGACAGATATTATGCATTTGATGGCAAGCAAGCCCCAGGCACTCACTTCAATTGGTCCCATGCGAGCATTTGCTGCAAACTCTAAGAAAATTTCAACAGAGTTAATAGAAATTAATGAAGATTTGATGGAATTCAACAAATATCTCACTCAATACTACAAGCAGCTCTCAGAAGCTTGGGGTGTTGCTCAAAAGAAAGTGAATCTAAAAGCTCCTGAAGTACCTCAGGATGTTGAGCAAATAGAGGCATTCAAAAGAATTTGGATTGACATTTTTGATAACGATTTTACAGAATTATTTGATTCTGAAAATTTTGGAGACAATTATGGAAAACTAGTTTCAAAAGAACTTGAATTGACAAAGCATTGGAATAACATAGCTAATGTAATTTTACAATCAGTAAATCTTCCAAGTAAGGAAGAGATAGATGAAGTTTACAAAGAGATGCATTCATTAAAAAAAAGAGTTGGGAAGTTAGAATTAGAATTAAAGAAAAGAGAGATGAAGAAAAATGCAAAGTGA
- a CDS encoding DUF6659 family protein, whose translation MENAEELEKICQKIIKLDPKMRSARIINSRGHLTAGGMKKGLLSLEAQKQDEMMFMELALRVRMRREFDHEFGKVHFSMSYRDKVIVMSFPLNNDDVLLLSSEKDLDFGKLPFKVLKILEPLKKSPTKTF comes from the coding sequence ATGGAGAATGCTGAAGAGCTAGAAAAAATATGCCAAAAAATCATTAAACTTGATCCTAAAATGCGCTCTGCAAGAATTATCAACAGCCGTGGGCACCTTACAGCGGGTGGAATGAAAAAAGGTCTACTGTCACTTGAAGCCCAAAAACAAGATGAGATGATGTTCATGGAATTGGCCTTACGTGTTAGAATGAGACGTGAATTTGATCATGAATTTGGTAAAGTTCATTTTTCAATGTCTTACAGAGATAAGGTCATTGTAATGAGCTTTCCACTAAATAACGATGATGTACTACTTTTATCATCTGAAAAAGATCTAGACTTTGGAAAATTACCATTCAAAGTTCTAAAAATCCTCGAGCCTTTGAAAAAATCTCCAACAAAAACTTTCTGA
- a CDS encoding transcription initiation factor IIB, which translates to MLKNTMISGPKCPSCGNQKIVTDQDTGELFCGKCGFVVTDKVADTGAEWRSFSNDETNRTRVGAGTSLTMHDMGLSTVIGAANKDSTGKPLSASVKSSIERLRTWDSRTQAHSSADRNLRQALNEMDKLKDKLALTDAVVEKAAYIYRKAMERKLVRGRSIQGLVAACLYASCRNTETPRTLDDIAKGINIRRKDVARCYRLIFRELELKMPVVDPVKGISRIASIAELSEKSKRKAIEILNQAKTIGIVAGKDPMGIAAAALYLACISTGEIKSQKDISIASGVTEVTIRNRCAGLRKMLND; encoded by the coding sequence ATGCTTAAAAATACAATGATCTCAGGTCCAAAGTGCCCATCATGTGGAAATCAAAAGATTGTGACAGATCAGGACACCGGAGAATTGTTTTGTGGAAAATGTGGGTTTGTAGTTACAGACAAAGTTGCAGATACAGGTGCAGAGTGGCGCTCTTTTTCAAATGATGAAACAAACAGAACAAGAGTAGGAGCTGGAACATCATTAACAATGCATGACATGGGATTATCAACTGTAATAGGAGCTGCCAACAAAGACTCTACTGGAAAGCCATTATCTGCCAGTGTAAAAAGTTCCATTGAAAGACTAAGAACTTGGGATAGTAGAACGCAAGCACATTCATCTGCAGACAGGAATCTAAGACAAGCACTAAATGAGATGGATAAATTAAAAGATAAACTTGCGTTAACTGATGCAGTAGTAGAGAAAGCAGCTTACATTTACAGAAAAGCAATGGAGAGAAAATTAGTCAGAGGTAGATCAATTCAAGGATTAGTTGCAGCATGTCTTTATGCATCATGCAGAAACACAGAGACTCCCAGAACACTAGATGACATTGCAAAAGGAATCAACATCAGAAGAAAAGATGTTGCAAGATGTTATAGATTGATTTTCAGAGAATTAGAATTAAAAATGCCAGTAGTTGATCCTGTCAAAGGGATCTCAAGAATTGCAAGTATTGCAGAGCTAAGTGAAAAAAGCAAACGAAAAGCAATTGAGATTCTAAATCAGGCAAAAACAATTGGCATAGTTGCAGGAAAAGATCCCATGGGTATTGCAGCAGCTGCATTATACCTAGCATGTATCAGTACAGGAGAAATAAAATCTCAAAAGGACATCTCAATTGCATCAGGAGTAACAGAAGTTACGATTAGAAACAGATGTGCGGGATTAAGAAAAATGCTCAATGATTGA
- a CDS encoding M57 family metalloprotease: MQHNHFLAIVLFSSFILTTPVFAQTEKEAEEMFNQATDLFVNGNYNQAITIYDEILEIAPNNISTLKMKGIAQSNLEDHTNSLKQFFKVLQYSPNDPLALTGMGVGFGNLGEYQEAIAYIQRAHDEKPNSVVINNYKEFIEKVISKYPYTPTEKPKGLEKEFITTIPEWVKPIAKWWSEEKIDDTEFVSALLYLIDNQIIQIPPVKTQNVSNEIPPWIKNNAGWWADGEIDDDSFVSGIQYMIEQGIITVNTQSSDKKSQEELEHEFYLFGKYLRDVSNNIAKEKRYIEFPNPSQDVIKKFLRDYIKWNFEAEVSKASSSFPDPTYEIVDGTYNIFYKVFINEQPTGLPLDHVNTLQNSLEFWEKQELNTNDQKAKIKFEITNQKHEANVWVTWVVRDIGEGVLGHAHLGKGVVEVTLGDYNCDGSFQLYDVKSVETIMTHELGHSIGLKHVEDQMNIMYPSYTPSYAYCLLS, encoded by the coding sequence ATGCAACATAATCATTTTCTAGCCATAGTTTTGTTTAGTTCATTTATTCTTACAACACCTGTTTTTGCCCAAACAGAAAAAGAGGCTGAAGAGATGTTTAACCAAGCCACAGATTTGTTTGTAAATGGAAACTACAATCAAGCAATTACCATTTATGACGAAATTTTGGAGATTGCACCTAACAATATTTCAACTCTCAAAATGAAAGGAATAGCACAAAGTAATCTCGAAGATCATACAAATTCATTAAAACAATTTTTCAAAGTTTTGCAATATTCTCCAAATGATCCATTAGCATTAACTGGTATGGGGGTAGGATTTGGTAATCTTGGAGAATATCAAGAAGCCATTGCATATATTCAAAGAGCACATGATGAAAAGCCCAATAGTGTAGTAATTAATAATTATAAAGAATTTATCGAAAAAGTTATTTCAAAATACCCATACACACCAACAGAAAAGCCAAAAGGTTTAGAAAAAGAATTCATTACCACAATTCCTGAATGGGTAAAGCCAATAGCCAAATGGTGGTCTGAAGAAAAAATTGACGATACAGAGTTTGTTTCAGCATTACTGTATCTTATTGATAATCAAATAATCCAGATTCCACCTGTAAAAACACAAAATGTTTCAAATGAAATACCCCCATGGATAAAAAACAATGCAGGATGGTGGGCAGATGGAGAAATTGACGATGATTCGTTTGTATCAGGAATTCAGTACATGATTGAACAAGGAATCATAACGGTAAATACTCAAAGTTCAGATAAAAAATCACAAGAAGAGTTAGAACATGAGTTTTACTTGTTTGGAAAATATCTAAGAGATGTTTCAAACAATATTGCTAAAGAAAAAAGATACATTGAATTCCCTAATCCCAGCCAAGATGTAATAAAGAAATTTCTAAGAGATTACATTAAATGGAATTTTGAGGCAGAAGTATCTAAAGCATCCAGTAGTTTTCCAGATCCTACGTATGAGATAGTCGATGGAACGTACAATATTTTTTACAAAGTATTCATCAATGAGCAGCCAACAGGGCTTCCTTTGGATCATGTAAACACGCTGCAAAACTCCTTAGAATTTTGGGAGAAGCAAGAATTGAATACAAATGATCAAAAGGCCAAGATAAAATTTGAAATAACAAATCAAAAACATGAAGCAAACGTATGGGTAACATGGGTAGTTCGAGATATCGGAGAAGGAGTTTTAGGCCATGCACATCTTGGAAAGGGAGTAGTCGAAGTGACATTAGGAGATTACAATTGTGACGGAAGTTTTCAATTGTATGATGTAAAAAGTGTAGAGACAATCATGACACATGAATTAGGGCATTCAATAGGATTGAAGCACGTAGAAGATCAAATGAATATAATGTATCCATCATACACACCATCATATGCTTATTGCTTATTGAGCTAA
- a CDS encoding biotin--[acetyl-CoA-carboxylase] ligase, whose translation MIYNSFDSPGLVKVLTFLQTHNTEYLSGQDLSDVLRISRVAIWKHIKKIQELGYTVESKQKLGYKLTSNSDALLPWEITSGLKTKKIGKKAYYFDSIDSTQKQALKMSEDSSNDGTIIIAAKQTGGKGRSGRKWLSPKGGIWFSIMLQPKFDISITTLFPIASSLALSYAIEKTFKIKPELKWPNDLTVKGKKVAGMLVDVSLESNKIESLVLGVGINFNVDVKQIERILKDTPNFYGVASLSEQKIKIKPKMLVQTFLLELEKIYESLNKKQTKNIISNWTERSSTIGKKVELNTADGKIKGDAIKIDDDGALIISEKNKTSRVIAGDIIHLSK comes from the coding sequence TTGATTTACAATTCATTTGACAGTCCAGGGTTAGTTAAAGTTCTAACGTTTTTGCAGACACATAACACAGAGTATTTGTCAGGCCAAGATTTGAGTGATGTTCTCAGAATTAGCAGAGTGGCAATATGGAAGCACATAAAAAAAATTCAAGAATTAGGATACACAGTTGAATCAAAACAAAAGTTAGGATACAAGCTTACATCAAATTCTGATGCGCTTTTACCATGGGAGATTACATCTGGATTAAAAACAAAAAAAATTGGCAAGAAAGCATATTATTTTGATTCAATAGATTCCACTCAAAAACAGGCGCTTAAAATGTCTGAAGACTCTTCAAATGACGGAACCATAATAATTGCAGCAAAACAGACTGGAGGTAAAGGAAGATCAGGAAGAAAATGGCTCTCTCCCAAAGGAGGCATATGGTTTTCAATAATGTTACAACCAAAATTCGATATTTCAATCACCACACTATTTCCAATTGCGTCATCACTTGCATTATCATATGCAATAGAGAAAACATTCAAGATTAAACCAGAGTTGAAATGGCCAAATGATTTGACAGTTAAAGGGAAAAAAGTTGCAGGAATGCTAGTTGACGTATCACTAGAGTCAAACAAGATTGAAAGTTTAGTTTTAGGAGTGGGAATAAATTTTAATGTAGATGTCAAACAGATTGAAAGAATTCTAAAGGATACACCTAATTTTTATGGAGTTGCGTCACTAAGTGAGCAAAAAATAAAAATAAAGCCAAAAATGTTAGTTCAGACATTTTTATTAGAATTAGAAAAAATTTATGAATCATTAAATAAAAAACAAACAAAGAACATTATTTCCAACTGGACAGAAAGATCATCCACTATTGGGAAGAAAGTAGAACTCAATACAGCAGATGGCAAAATAAAAGGCGATGCGATTAAAATTGATGATGACGGTGCATTAATTATATCAGAGAAAAATAAAACAAGCAGGGTTATTGCAGGGGATATAATTCATTTATCAAAATAG
- a CDS encoding CoA-binding protein, producing the protein MEQDKHTDDQIRQILTMQKVAVIGMSKNSSKAAHYVPKYLSDNGYDIKPVNPTTDKILGKKCYTSVSEIEEDVEIIDIFRPSEQVLSVIHDAIKKKPKVIWLQEGIHNSEAEELARKEGIDVVFNRCMLAEHQRLMK; encoded by the coding sequence ATGGAACAAGACAAACACACTGATGATCAAATACGTCAAATCCTTACTATGCAAAAAGTTGCAGTTATTGGAATGTCTAAAAACTCTTCAAAAGCAGCACACTATGTGCCCAAATACCTCTCTGATAACGGATATGACATAAAGCCTGTCAATCCAACAACTGATAAAATACTGGGAAAAAAATGCTATACTTCTGTTTCAGAAATTGAGGAAGACGTTGAAATCATTGATATCTTTCGACCTTCAGAACAAGTTTTATCCGTAATACATGACGCAATCAAGAAAAAACCCAAAGTAATTTGGCTCCAAGAAGGAATACATAATTCTGAAGCTGAGGAACTTGCTAGAAAAGAAGGAATCGACGTTGTATTCAATAGATGCATGTTGGCAGAGCATCAGAGATTGATGAAATAA
- a CDS encoding redox-regulated ATPase YchF — MPIKLGLIGKTNTGKTTFFNSATLSSEEISSYPFTTKAPVSGIAHAITLCVHPEFKIQDNPNNSKCLDGWRYIPIELIDLPGLIKDAWKGKGLGNQFLSIAAQSDALLHVVDASGGIDSTGKITEAGTGDPISDFADIEEELIMWYHKILEGNREKVSKLIRTGTDVSDAITDLYRGIGVNKNHVKETFVATGLEEKDFDNFDMVDSKKFASYLRKISKPTLIVANKVDVDGADKNFARLRERYNDSIVIPVSGDSEFSLRRAEQKGLIKYSPGSEQFEIIKSEDLNEKQISALNFIKKGIMGEYMRTGVQFAINVAVFKLLKMNSIYPVADETNLTDKKGRILPDLILLKDGATINDLAKEIHTDLTKGLLYGKDLRYNLRLPVDYQLRDRDVVSLVSAGKNN, encoded by the coding sequence ATGCCTATCAAACTTGGTTTAATTGGTAAAACCAATACTGGAAAAACTACTTTCTTTAATTCTGCAACATTATCCTCTGAAGAAATCTCATCTTACCCATTTACTACAAAAGCACCCGTATCTGGAATTGCTCATGCTATTACCTTGTGTGTCCACCCTGAATTCAAAATTCAGGATAACCCAAACAATTCAAAATGTCTTGATGGATGGCGCTACATTCCAATAGAATTGATAGACTTGCCAGGATTGATCAAAGATGCCTGGAAAGGAAAAGGATTGGGAAATCAATTCTTGTCCATTGCTGCTCAATCTGATGCATTACTTCACGTTGTTGATGCATCTGGTGGAATTGATTCTACAGGAAAAATTACTGAAGCTGGAACTGGTGATCCGATATCTGATTTTGCAGATATTGAAGAAGAGTTGATCATGTGGTATCATAAAATTTTGGAAGGAAATAGGGAGAAGGTATCCAAATTAATCCGCACAGGAACTGATGTTTCTGATGCAATTACTGATTTGTATCGTGGCATTGGTGTGAACAAGAATCATGTAAAAGAAACATTTGTCGCAACAGGATTGGAAGAAAAAGACTTTGATAATTTTGATATGGTTGATAGCAAGAAATTTGCCTCTTATCTGAGAAAAATTTCAAAACCTACATTGATAGTTGCAAACAAAGTTGATGTTGATGGTGCAGACAAAAATTTTGCAAGACTCAGAGAGCGCTATAATGATTCCATAGTTATTCCGGTAAGTGGAGACAGTGAATTTAGCCTAAGACGCGCTGAGCAGAAAGGATTGATAAAATACTCTCCTGGTTCTGAGCAATTTGAAATTATTAAATCTGAAGATCTAAATGAGAAACAAATTAGCGCCCTCAATTTTATCAAAAAGGGAATAATGGGCGAATACATGCGAACTGGCGTTCAATTTGCAATTAATGTTGCAGTATTCAAACTACTCAAAATGAACTCCATCTACCCTGTTGCTGATGAGACAAATCTTACTGATAAAAAAGGACGAATACTTCCTGATTTAATATTGCTAAAGGATGGAGCAACAATAAATGATCTTGCAAAAGAAATACACACAGATCTTACTAAGGGATTACTATATGGAAAAGATTTACGATACAATCTAAGATTGCCTGTTGATTACCAACTAAGAGATAGGGATGTAGTATCTCTAGTTAGTGCAGGAAAAAATAATTAG